Genomic DNA from Enterococcus saccharolyticus subsp. saccharolyticus:
GCTGAGTCACGCATAACTTCGTATTCAATTTCTTTAAAACCGGCAATACTACGTTCAATCAAACATTGTGTCACTGGTGATAACTTCAAGCCATTTTCTGCAATATGACGTAACTCCGCTTCATTGTCACACATACCGCCACCAGTTCCACCCAAAGTGAAAGCTGGACGTACAATGATGGGATACCCAATTTCGTTGGCAAAATCGACGGCTTCCTCAACTGTCGTTACAATAACTGATTCAGGAATTGGTTGATTTAATTCTTCCATTAATTGTTTAAACAAATCACGGTCTTCCGCTTGGTCAATTGCTGATAATTTCGTTCCAAGTAATTCGATATCTAATTCTTCTAAGATACCTGATTTTGCTAGCTCCATCGCCATATTCAATCCTGTTTGTCCGCCCAATGTCGGTAAAATAGCGTCTGGTTGTTCTTTGCGTAAAATTCTTGAAACGAATTCAAAAGTGATTGGTTCAATATAAACTTTGTCCGCAATCTCTTTATCAGTCATAATTGTCGCTGGGTTTGAGTTAACTAAGACAACTTCATACCCTTCTTCTCTCAATGCAAGACATGCTTGTGTTCCTGCGTAGTCAAATTCTGCGGCTTGTCCAATGACAATTGGTCCAGAACCGATAACCATAATTTTCTTAATATCTGTACGTTTTGGCAATTTAGTTCTGCTCCTTCCATGCATCCATCATTTCTAAAAATTCATCAAATAAGTGTACTGCGTCATGTGGTCCCGGTGCTGCGTCTGGGTGATATTGCACGCTAAACGCTGGGTAGTGACGATGACGAACGCCTTCGACTGTACCATCGTTGACTTCAACGTGCGTCACAATTAATTTTTCTGGGTCAACTGAGTTTTCATCAACAGCATATCCATGATTTTGTGAAGTAAAATCAATCCGTCCAGTCGCAATTTCTCTTACTGGATGATTCAATCCACGGTGACCGAATTTCATTTTATAAGTATTCGCACCATTTGCTAGAGAAAATAATTGATGCCCTAAACAAATACCGAAGATTGGCACTTTCCCTTGAATCCCTTGAACCATTTCAATCGCTTCAGGAACACTCTTTGGATCACCAGGACCGTTAGTTAACATCACGCCATCTGGTGACAACTCTAAAATTTCTTCAGCGGTCGTATTATAAGGTAATACGGTTAAATTACAATTACGTTTTGATAATTCGCGCATAATACTATGTTTTAAACCAAAATCAATGACTACCACATTGTGCCCAGTTCCTGGACTTGGGTAAGGTTTAGCAGTTGATACTTGCTCTACTTGATTTGTTGGTAAAACGGCTGCTTTTAATTGGTCATATGCGTGACTGAATTCATCGCCACTGTCCACGATACTCGCTTTCATCGTACCGTGTTGGCGAATTTTACGAGTTAACGCACGTGTATCAATTCCAGAAATCCCTGGAATGCCTTTGCGTTTCAAAAACTCGTCTAACGCCATTTGATTTCTCCAGTTGCTTGCTCGGCGCGCATGTTCTTTTACAACAACACCTTTACAAGTTGGGACAATGGATTCATAGTCATCACGATTGACACCGTAATTGCCCACCATTGGATACGTAAAAGTAATAATTTGTCCATTAAAACTTTGATCAGTAATTGTTTCTTGGTATCCAGTCATACTTGTTGTAAAAACAATTTCTCCATACACATTTACTTCGGCGCCAAATCCTTCGCCTTCAAAATAAGTTCCATCTTCTAATATCAGCCAACGCTTCATGATTATTTACCTTCCTTTTGCCATACAAGTTTTCCATCCACAAAAGTGAATAGCGTGTCTCCAAATAATTTCCAACCAACAAATGGTGTGTTCACTGCTTTTGATAAGAATTGTTTATCGTCGACAACATATTCAGTTTCTAAGTCAAAGACTGCTAAGTCAGCTGCTGCACCAATTGTTAAGCGTCCTGTTTCTAAACCAAAAATTTCTGCTGGTTTCACAGCCATCCAATCAATGACTTGTTCTAAGGTAAAGATGCCTGTTTTTACAAAATGCGTGTAAACCATTTGGAAAGCATACTCGGAACCCACAATACCAAATGGTGATTGCAAGAATGATTGACATTTTTCTTCTAACCCATGTGGTGCATGGTCTGTTGAAATACAATCAATTGTGCCATCTAACAAGCCTGCTATCAATGCTTGTTGGTCTTCATTTGCGCGTAGTGGTGGGTTCATTTTCCAAAAACCGTTGTCTTCAGGAATATCTTCATCCACTAATACCAAGTGATGTGGGCAAACCTCTGCAGTGACATGTACACCAGCTTGTTTCGCTTCACGAATAACACGTACACTTTCTTTGGTTGAGACGTGACACACATGGTAATGTACGCCAGTTTCTTCTGCTAGTAATAAGTCACGCGCAATTTGTGAAGATTCCGTTGCACTAATGATTCCTGGTAAACCTAATTCTTCTGAACGCTTACCGGCATGCATGACCCCACCAAATAATAGCGATTCATCTTCTGTATGTGCCACAATTGCCATGTTGTTTTTTGCAGCTTCCTTCATCGCTAGATACATGGTTCCAGCAGTTTGAACACCCACACCATCATTCGTAAAGGCAAACGCACCGGCTTGTTTCAATCCTGCTTGGTCGACTAAGACTTCACTACGTAACTCTTCGGTAATTGGCGCATATTGTAATACTTTAACAACTGCGTCACGATCAATAATTTCTTGTACTTGTTCAAATTTTTCAACAGTGTCTGGCACTGGATCAAGGTTTGGCATCGCACAGACAGTCGTAAATCCACCGCGTGCGGCTGCTTTACTTCCTGTTTCAATTGTTTCTTTATAAGTAAATCCGGGTTCTCTAAAGTGAACATGAACATCGACTAGCCCTGGTGTGATTAATTGTCCTTTCGCATCGACAACTTGGTCAAAAGATTCGGTATCGAATTCTTCACCAATTGCATGGATACGCCCTTCTTTAATCCAAACAGATACTGGCGTTAATTGATTGTCATGAGAAATAATTTTCCCGTTTTTGATTAATGTATTCATCTTAAATTCCTCCTTATGATTTACCTTCTAAAATAGCTTCCAAAATAGCCATCCGTACAAAGACACCGTTTGACATTTGTGTGACAATTCTTGACTTGTAACTTTCAACAAGTGAATCCGCAATTTCCACATCACGATTAACTGGTGCGGGATGCATAATAATTGCATGCTCCTTCATTTTTGCTGCACGTTCTATCGTTAAACCATATTGTTGATGATATTCCTCTTTTGAAAAACTCTCATGTTCATCATGGCGTTCGTGTTGAACACGTAATAACATCATGACATCCACTTCTTCTACTAATTCATCTAATGGCAGATAGTGACCATAAACTTCAAATGATTTATCATACCAAGTTTCAGGACCTGAGAAATAGACTTTTGCGCCTAAGCGTTTCAACATTTGCATGTTTGATTTTGCTACACGTGAATGGGTAATATCTCCAACAATTGCTACTTTTAAGTTTTCAAATGAGCCAAATTCTTCATAGATAGTTAACAAGTCCAATAGACATTGCGTTGGATGTTGCCCACTTCCGTCACCACCGTTAATAATGCTGCATTGAATCGTCCGGCTTTGAATTAATTCGTCATAGTAATTTTCATCGCCATGGCGAATGACTGCTACATCTACACCAATTGCTGACATCGTTAAGACGGTATCATAAAGAGTTTCTCCTTTTTGTACCGAACTCATGGATTCATCAAATTCAATCACATTGATACCTAATTTTTTTTCTGCTACTTCAAAGCTTTTATGTGTACGTGTACTATTTTCAAAAAATAGATTTGTTGCAAAATATTGATTCTTGGCAGGAGTCCACTTTGCACCTCGCTTGAATTCTTGCCCGCGACGAATTAGTCCCATCACTTCTTGATCTGTTAATGCTTCTACGGTTAATAAATGTTTCAAACTAACTCGTTCTGATTTGATAATCATTCAAACTGCCTCCTACTTTTCTTCGTTACGTGCTACATTTGGTAAAATTAAGTTCAAAAAAATCCCTAAGACTGTTGCTAATGCCATTGCTGACAAGGTAAATGCACCTGATTCAACGACTAATCCGCCGATTCCGGTTACTAAAATCACTGATGCGATTAATAGATTTTTCTTACGATCAAAATCAATCTTGTTTTCAATCAAAATTTTCAATCCGCTCGCAGCGATAACTCCGAATAACACAAAACTGATACCAGAAATGACTGGTCCAGGAATACTTAAGATGACTGCGCTAATTTTCCCAACAAATCCTAAAGCAATCGCAAACACTGCGGCGCCTCCAATCACAAAGACACTGTGTACACGAGTGATCGCTAATACGCCGATATTCTCACCGTAACTTGTGACTGGTGGGCCTCCGATTAAACCTGCGACAATTTGTGCAGCCCCATCACCAGCTAATGTCTTATGCAATCCTGGATTTTCAAAGAAATTGCGTTTTGTTAATTTATTTAAAACCATTAAATGACCAATGTGTTCTGTCATCGTAACAAAAGCGATTGGCGCCATTGTAATGATGGCTCCGATTTCTAAGGTCGGAGTATATTGAACGAATGGAATTTCAAAATTTGGTAAAGCAAACCAAGCTGCTTGTTGGATAATACTCGTATCTACAATGCCAAATGCCAAAGCAATGATGTACCCACTAACGATTCCTAATAAAATTGGAATTAATCCTAAAAATCCTTTGAACCACATATTGAAGAAAATTGTTAAGCCTAACGTTAGCAGTGCCACGAGGACGTATTTAAAATCATAATCTCCTGTCGCATTAAACATTGCGCTGTTGGCAGCATTGCTTGCTAAACCTAAACCAATGACCATTACGACTGGTCCGACAACAATTGGTGGTAAGATTTTGTTCAGCCAATCCGTACCACTACGTTTGACAATCATTGATACGATGAAATACACAATCCCTGTTGTAATAGCACCTTGCGCAATGGCACCGTAACCTTTGGTGGCTAAAAGCATTTGCATGGCTGTAATAAAGGCGAAGCTACTTCCTAAATAGGCAGGAATCTTGCCTTTAGTAATCATCAAGTAAACGAGCGTGCCAATCCCTGAACTGACTAATGCAATCCCTGGATCTAAACCAACTAATTTGGGTACCAAGACAGTGGCCCCAAACATGGTGAATAAATGCTGTAAGCTTAACCCTATCCACGGTAACGCACGCGGTTTATCTTGAATATCAAGTACTGCGTCGGGATTTCGAAATACTTTTTCCTTCATGTTACGCCTCCTCGCGATCGATTAGAATACGATCAACACCATCTGTCTCTTCCATTTCAACGATGATTTCTTCCGTTAATGCTGTTGGAATATTTTTTCCTACAAAATCGGCACGAATCGGTAGTTCTCGATGACCGCGATCAACTAAGACAGCTAGTGAAATACGTTTTGGACGACCGTAATCCATCACTGCATCAAGTGCTGCGCGAATCGTTCTTCCGGTATATAATACATCATCTACTAAAATGACTTCTTTTCCTTCTAAAGAAACAGGAATATCTGACGAATGTAATTCTGCTTCACTTGTTTCTTTATGGTCATCGCGATATAACGTAATGTCTAATTCGCCAACAGGTACTTCGACATTTTCTAATTGTTGTAAACGTTGGGCGATACGCTGAGCGATATAAATTCCTCTAGTTTTGATACCAACTAATACTAGGTTTTCAATTCCACGATTTCTTTCGATAATTTCATATGTGATGCGTGTTAATGCACGTTTCATAGTTACGGCATCAATGACTTCTTTTTTTGACATATGTCATCCTCCTTACAATTTAAAACATAAAAAAAACTCCTGCCCAAGTAAGGCAGGAGTGAATGTACAACTATACACGTGTCCTATAAAAAGACACACTTAGTCTCTTCAAATAGCATTCAGTTTATCCGCAGATAACGATTCTATTTGCTCACTTCCTTCTTAGCCTCACGGGACTAACTTAAAGGATACTTTTAAGTTTTTGTTATTTTCTTAAAAATAACTATAACGTTGTTTGAAGAAAAAATCAAATGTTTTCACGTAACTTTTCCAAGTTTTTTTCAAAAAGTTCTGGTAACGGTGCTTCAAAGACCATTTGCTCCTGTGTTCGAGGATGCGTGAAGCCTAATAATTTCGCATGAAGAAATTGACCGTTGCCTTTTAATGTTTTCTTTGGACCATAGACAGGATCTCCCGCTACTGGAAAACCAATGTAGTGCATATGCACACGAATTTGATGCGTACGGCCAGTTTCTAATTGCAATTCTACTAAAGTGAATGCACCAAACCGCTCTAACACAGTAAAATGAGTAACTGCTGGTTTTCCGTCTTCGATGACCGCTTGCATTTTACGATTGGTTTTTGAACGGCCAATCGGTGCGTTAATCGTTCCTTTATCATGTGAAATATTGCCATGAACCAAAGCAACATATTTTCGCAAGGATGTTTTATCTTTTAATTGTTTTGCTAAAGCTTCGTGCGCTGCATCATTTTTAGCAATCATTAATAAACCAGACGTATCCTTATCAATTCGATGAACAATTCCTGGTCGTACCACGTCGTTAATACTTGATAAATCTTTTAAGTGGTACAACAAGGCATTCACCAACGTACCATTAGGATGTCCTGCTGAAGGATGGACAACCATCCCTTGTGGTTTATTAATCACTGCCACATCTTCGTCTTGATAAACAATATCTAACGGAATATCTTCTGCAATTAAGTCTAAAGTTACAGCTTCTGGAATCGTAATTACAAAATGATTACCATTTTTCACTTTATAATTGGCTTTTACAGGTGTTCCTTCAAGTGTTACAGCTTCTTCTTTCAACCATTGTTGAATTTGCGAACGACTATAGTCCGTTAATTTTTCAGTTAATACTTTGTCTAAACGGCCTTTTTCGTCCGTAATTGTTACTTCTAATTGTGTCATTTTACTTCCCTTTCATCTTTTCATCGAAAATTGTATAAATAAAAATCAAACCTACTCCGATGCATAAAGACATATCTGCCACATTAAAAATCGGAAAATTCATAAAATCAGTTTGGAACATATCAACCACATAACCTAAACGCACGCGATCGATAAAATTGCCGATAGCTCCTGCTAAAACAAGTGCTAAACCAATGGTGAATAGTTTGTTTTCGTTGCGGTAACGAACCAATAAATACGTCACAACCGCCACAGCAATTAGCGTAATTACTGTAAAAAATCCCATTTGTCCTTCAAAAATACTCCAAGCAGCACCTGTGTTTTGAACATACGTGAACGACAAGATATTTGGGATAATATTTTGCGTATCTCCTAAAGCAAAATTTGAAACAATCCAAAATTTTACCCATTGATCCAGTCCAATGACTAGCGCACTGAATAGAAAATAAAAAACTATCAATTTTTTCAACTCTTTTCTTATAATTTAAAAATATCTCGTGGACGAATAATTCCTAACAAGCGTCCATTAGGATTGCCATCTTTGGTAATCAAAATCGAATCTAGCATCCCATTATCATGAAACATTCGCTCAATTTCATTAATAGAGGTATATTGGGAGACAAACGCATAATTCGTTTGTTTGCCATCTTGAAGAATTAACTCTTTTGCTGTTCGATTGTCGATTTGGATTTCTCCTTTTAAACTTTCTCTGGCAAACCAATACCCCAAAGCTTTTAAAGTGATTAATCCTTCAAACTTCCCTTGATTATACAAGGGGAATTGAGAATATCGTTTTTTCGCAACGATTTGTAACAATTCTCGAATAGAAATATCTTGTTCAAACCCAGTCACATGTTTGGCAAAACGAGGTAAGACTAACTCCGGTTGTAGCAAATCCATTTCAATTTTGCGAATCCGATTGACCAACCATTGATTGGGTTCTGCAATCACAAAATTTTCACCAATTTTCTCATGAACAATTGCATTGCGTAATTGCGAAATTTGCAGTAAATCATTTTCATATTTTTTGATTGGCAAATCCGGGCGATTTGAAAGTTTTCGCACCATTTGACTAAATCCCATATTTTTGGGATTACCAAGTTCATCTTTTAACCATTTTTCAATACGATTGAAACTACTTAAAAACACATCTGCCGCTTCACCCATGAAAATCCTCCTTCGACTACCCATCCATAGACTTTCTTAGTATAGCGTAGAAACGCCTAGAGTGGAATCAATTGTTTCTTTATTATAACGAATTTATCAGAAAAAGAAAAATTCACTCTTTAAGGTCTTGTTCATTTGCTGCTAACAAACGGTATAATTTATCCAGTTCACAAAAACTTTGGACCAACAACGCTTCCACATTCGCCATGTCAGCTCGAAAAAAGAGTTTACCTAGTTGAAAAGTTTGTGTCGCTACTTTGTCTTGAAATGTTTGTTGAATGTGTTCATTTTCTAAATATTCTTTTAGAGACAGATGATCTGTTAACTCGTGTTCTTCTTGATGCCAAATATAATAATCAGTCACATCAATTGACGCACTCCATGTAGGCAATTTGGCTAATAAGCTATTGTATTGTTCTTTTGTCCCTTGTCGTTGGTCGCTTTTATAATGCTGAAACATAAGATAGACCTGAATCTGCTTTTTATTTAATAGCATACCGATACACGCATTTTCATTTTGACGTAACTTTCCACGAAAAGCACTCCAATAATGAGAACGCAGATTCCAACCATTCGTCCAACTCTCCACTTTCGGTTTCGCAAAATAATTCGTATCAATTTCTTGGTAAATGAGTTGTTGCAAAAATTTCCACTTATCCCAAACTTCTTTAAACTCACTTTTAATTTGGCTAAGTTCTGCTTCTGAATAAGTTTCTTTTAATTGTTTAAATGTAAATTGTTCGCGATCAAACAACGCAAAATCTTTTTCATCTAAATTAACCATGAGCATTCTCTCCTTGTATATTAAAAGATTCTTTTATAAAAACTGCTCTTTATATGCGCCTAAACAAAAAAAGAGAAACAGTTCACCCGTTCCTCTTACTCATTTTAAAATAGTCCGGTTGCACGACCATTTTCATCAATATCCATATTTAAAGCGGCTGGTTGTTTTGGTAAACCAGGCATGGTCATCACATCTCCTGTTAAAGCGACAATGAAGCCTGCACCAAGCTTCGGTACAAATTCACGGATCGTTACGGTAAAATCAACTGGTGCGCCTAATAACGCTGGATTATCAGAGAAAGAATATTGCGTTTTTGCCATGCAGACAGGTAACTTATCCCATCCATGTTGCGCAAATCTCTTTAATTGTGTTTGGGCTTTGGCACCAAAAGAAACAGCTTTCCCACCATAAATTTTAGAGACAATTGTTTGTACTTTTTCTTCAATTGATAAAGAATCATCGTATAAACGATGGTAATTCGCTTCTTTTGTTTCGATTGCTTCCACAACTGCTTCCGCCAAAGCCTTACCACCTAATCCACCATTTGCCCAAACAGAGGCACGACGAATTGTCACATCCTCTTCTTGACATAATGCTTCTAACTGTAAGAATTCTGCTTCGGTATCTGTCACAAATTCATTAATGGCTACCACAACTGGCAAACCGTATTGTTGAAGATTTTGAATATGACGTTGTAAATTCGCAAAACCTTTTACGACCGCTTCAACGTTCTCTGTAGCTAACTCTGATTTTGCTACACCACCATGCATTTTCAAGGCACGAATTGTTGCAACAATCACGACAGCATCTGGTGCTTTTCCTAAGTTAGGTACTTTAATGTCTAAGAACTTTTCAGCCCCTAAATCAGCACCAAAACCAGCTTCCGTCACCACATAATCACCCAAAATTAATGCCGTTTTTGTTGCAATGACACTATTACAACCATGGGCGATATTGGCAAATGGTCCACCATGAACAATCGCTGGTGTTCCTTCGATTGTTTGAACTAAATTAGGTTTAATCGCATCTTTTAACAATAATGCAAGCGCACCTTCAACTTTTAAATCGCCGACAGTTACTGGTTCTCTTTGATACGTATAACCAATTAAAATGTGGCTCAAACGCTCTTTTAAATTATGAATATCAGTTGCTAAACATAAAACAGCCATAATTTCACTGGCTACGGTAATATCAAACCCATCTTCTCGTGGCACGCCTTGTAAGGGACCTCCTAAACCAACAACTACTTGGCGCAATGCCCGATCGTTTAAATCGACAACACGTTTCCAAATCAACCGTCTTGGATCAATATTCAATTGATTGCCTTGATGAATATGGTTATCAATCAGAGCTGATAGGGCATTATTAGCTGTAGTAATGGCGTGCATGTCGCCAGTAAAATGTAAATTAATGTCTTCCATCGGCAATACTTGGGCGTAACCACCGCCTGTTGCACCACCTTTCACTCCCATTACAGGTCCCAATGAAGGTTCACGTAACGCAATAAC
This window encodes:
- a CDS encoding carbamoyl phosphate synthase small subunit → MKRWLILEDGTYFEGEGFGAEVNVYGEIVFTTSMTGYQETITDQSFNGQIITFTYPMVGNYGVNRDDYESIVPTCKGVVVKEHARRASNWRNQMALDEFLKRKGIPGISGIDTRALTRKIRQHGTMKASIVDSGDEFSHAYDQLKAAVLPTNQVEQVSTAKPYPSPGTGHNVVVIDFGLKHSIMRELSKRNCNLTVLPYNTTAEEILELSPDGVMLTNGPGDPKSVPEAIEMVQGIQGKVPIFGICLGHQLFSLANGANTYKMKFGHRGLNHPVREIATGRIDFTSQNHGYAVDENSVDPEKLIVTHVEVNDGTVEGVRHRHYPAFSVQYHPDAAPGPHDAVHLFDEFLEMMDAWKEQN
- a CDS encoding dihydroorotase; amino-acid sequence: MNTLIKNGKIISHDNQLTPVSVWIKEGRIHAIGEEFDTESFDQVVDAKGQLITPGLVDVHVHFREPGFTYKETIETGSKAAARGGFTTVCAMPNLDPVPDTVEKFEQVQEIIDRDAVVKVLQYAPITEELRSEVLVDQAGLKQAGAFAFTNDGVGVQTAGTMYLAMKEAAKNNMAIVAHTEDESLLFGGVMHAGKRSEELGLPGIISATESSQIARDLLLAEETGVHYHVCHVSTKESVRVIREAKQAGVHVTAEVCPHHLVLVDEDIPEDNGFWKMNPPLRANEDQQALIAGLLDGTIDCISTDHAPHGLEEKCQSFLQSPFGIVGSEYAFQMVYTHFVKTGIFTLEQVIDWMAVKPAEIFGLETGRLTIGAAADLAVFDLETEYVVDDKQFLSKAVNTPFVGWKLFGDTLFTFVDGKLVWQKEGK
- a CDS encoding aspartate carbamoyltransferase catalytic subunit; the protein is MIIKSERVSLKHLLTVEALTDQEVMGLIRRGQEFKRGAKWTPAKNQYFATNLFFENSTRTHKSFEVAEKKLGINVIEFDESMSSVQKGETLYDTVLTMSAIGVDVAVIRHGDENYYDELIQSRTIQCSIINGGDGSGQHPTQCLLDLLTIYEEFGSFENLKVAIVGDITHSRVAKSNMQMLKRLGAKVYFSGPETWYDKSFEVYGHYLPLDELVEEVDVMMLLRVQHERHDEHESFSKEEYHQQYGLTIERAAKMKEHAIIMHPAPVNRDVEIADSLVESYKSRIVTQMSNGVFVRMAILEAILEGKS
- a CDS encoding solute carrier family 23 protein, with amino-acid sequence MKEKVFRNPDAVLDIQDKPRALPWIGLSLQHLFTMFGATVLVPKLVGLDPGIALVSSGIGTLVYLMITKGKIPAYLGSSFAFITAMQMLLATKGYGAIAQGAITTGIVYFIVSMIVKRSGTDWLNKILPPIVVGPVVMVIGLGLASNAANSAMFNATGDYDFKYVLVALLTLGLTIFFNMWFKGFLGLIPILLGIVSGYIIALAFGIVDTSIIQQAAWFALPNFEIPFVQYTPTLEIGAIITMAPIAFVTMTEHIGHLMVLNKLTKRNFFENPGLHKTLAGDGAAQIVAGLIGGPPVTSYGENIGVLAITRVHSVFVIGGAAVFAIALGFVGKISAVILSIPGPVISGISFVLFGVIAASGLKILIENKIDFDRKKNLLIASVILVTGIGGLVVESGAFTLSAMALATVLGIFLNLILPNVARNEEK
- the pyrR gene encoding bifunctional pyr operon transcriptional regulator/uracil phosphoribosyltransferase PyrR, translated to MSKKEVIDAVTMKRALTRITYEIIERNRGIENLVLVGIKTRGIYIAQRIAQRLQQLENVEVPVGELDITLYRDDHKETSEAELHSSDIPVSLEGKEVILVDDVLYTGRTIRAALDAVMDYGRPKRISLAVLVDRGHRELPIRADFVGKNIPTALTEEIIVEMEETDGVDRILIDREEA
- a CDS encoding RluA family pseudouridine synthase, which translates into the protein MTQLEVTITDEKGRLDKVLTEKLTDYSRSQIQQWLKEEAVTLEGTPVKANYKVKNGNHFVITIPEAVTLDLIAEDIPLDIVYQDEDVAVINKPQGMVVHPSAGHPNGTLVNALLYHLKDLSSINDVVRPGIVHRIDKDTSGLLMIAKNDAAHEALAKQLKDKTSLRKYVALVHGNISHDKGTINAPIGRSKTNRKMQAVIEDGKPAVTHFTVLERFGAFTLVELQLETGRTHQIRVHMHYIGFPVAGDPVYGPKKTLKGNGQFLHAKLLGFTHPRTQEQMVFEAPLPELFEKNLEKLRENI
- the lspA gene encoding signal peptidase II, encoding MRKELKKLIVFYFLFSALVIGLDQWVKFWIVSNFALGDTQNIIPNILSFTYVQNTGAAWSIFEGQMGFFTVITLIAVAVVTYLLVRYRNENKLFTIGLALVLAGAIGNFIDRVRLGYVVDMFQTDFMNFPIFNVADMSLCIGVGLIFIYTIFDEKMKGK
- a CDS encoding CBS domain-containing protein; the encoded protein is MGEAADVFLSSFNRIEKWLKDELGNPKNMGFSQMVRKLSNRPDLPIKKYENDLLQISQLRNAIVHEKIGENFVIAEPNQWLVNRIRKIEMDLLQPELVLPRFAKHVTGFEQDISIRELLQIVAKKRYSQFPLYNQGKFEGLITLKALGYWFARESLKGEIQIDNRTAKELILQDGKQTNYAFVSQYTSINEIERMFHDNGMLDSILITKDGNPNGRLLGIIRPRDIFKL
- a CDS encoding HI_0552 family protein encodes the protein MVNLDEKDFALFDREQFTFKQLKETYSEAELSQIKSEFKEVWDKWKFLQQLIYQEIDTNYFAKPKVESWTNGWNLRSHYWSAFRGKLRQNENACIGMLLNKKQIQVYLMFQHYKSDQRQGTKEQYNSLLAKLPTWSASIDVTDYYIWHQEEHELTDHLSLKEYLENEHIQQTFQDKVATQTFQLGKLFFRADMANVEALLVQSFCELDKLYRLLAANEQDLKE
- a CDS encoding formate--tetrahydrofolate ligase, which produces MKSDIEIAQEIELKPIQEIAKKVHLSEDALELYGKYKAKIDTKQLTNDADLGKLVLVTAINPTPAGEGKSTISIGLADGLNQINKNAVIALREPSLGPVMGVKGGATGGGYAQVLPMEDINLHFTGDMHAITTANNALSALIDNHIHQGNQLNIDPRRLIWKRVVDLNDRALRQVVVGLGGPLQGVPREDGFDITVASEIMAVLCLATDIHNLKERLSHILIGYTYQREPVTVGDLKVEGALALLLKDAIKPNLVQTIEGTPAIVHGGPFANIAHGCNSVIATKTALILGDYVVTEAGFGADLGAEKFLDIKVPNLGKAPDAVVIVATIRALKMHGGVAKSELATENVEAVVKGFANLQRHIQNLQQYGLPVVVAINEFVTDTEAEFLQLEALCQEEDVTIRRASVWANGGLGGKALAEAVVEAIETKEANYHRLYDDSLSIEEKVQTIVSKIYGGKAVSFGAKAQTQLKRFAQHGWDKLPVCMAKTQYSFSDNPALLGAPVDFTVTIREFVPKLGAGFIVALTGDVMTMPGLPKQPAALNMDIDENGRATGLF